The Labeo rohita strain BAU-BD-2019 chromosome 19, IGBB_LRoh.1.0, whole genome shotgun sequence genome window below encodes:
- the ppt1 gene encoding palmitoyl-protein thioesterase 1, producing the protein MALSAAVRLIAVSGCLLLLCGSSWGINATVPLVIWHGMGDSCCNPLSMGAMKKMVEEEVPGIYVLSLMIGKTVVQDTENGFFMDVNEQVSFVCNQLAQDPKLKGGYNAMGFSQGGQFLRAVAQRCPDPPMKNLISVGGQHQGVFGLPHCPGESSHICDWIRKMLNSGAYTDAVQKHLVQAQYWHDPLNDDLYKKHSLFLADVNQERVVNETYKKNLMSLNKFVMVKFLQDTMVDPVDSEWFGFYKPGQGKELETLQESAIYKEDRLGLAAMDSAGKLVFLATDGDHLQFTREWFNDNLIPYLR; encoded by the exons ATGGCTTTATCAGCGGCTGTTCGCCTCATCGCTGTGTCTGGGTGTCTGTTGTTGCTGTGTGGATCATCGTGGGGCATTAATGCCACAGTACCTCTGGTGATATGGCACGGCATGG GAGACAGTTGTTGCAATCCACTGAGCATGGGTGCAATGAAGAAGATGGTGGAAGAGGAAGTCCCAGGAATATATGTGCTCTCCCTGATGATCGGCAAGACTGTCGTACAG gACACTGAAAATGGCTTCTTTATGGATGTTAATGAGCAGGTGTCATTTGTGTGTAATCAACTGGCTCAGGACCCTAAACTGAAGGGAGGCTACAATGCAATGGGCTTCTCCCAGGGAGGGCAGTTTCT GCGAGCGGTTGCACAGCGCTGTCCAGATCCCCCCATGAAGAACCTCATCTCAGTCGGTGGACAGCATCAGG gAGTGTTTGGTCTTCCACATTGTCCTGGTGAGAGCTCTCATATCTGTGACTGGATTCGCAAGATGCTTAACTCAGGAGCCTACACCGATGCAGTTCAAAAACA cttggTGCAGGCACAATACTGGCACGATCCCCTCAATGATGACTTGTATAAAAAGCACAGCCTCTTCCTTGCTGACGTCAATCAGGAACGG GTGGTGAATGAGACCTACAAGAAGAATCTCATGTCTCTGAATAAGTTTGTCATGGTTAAGTTCCTGCAGGACACTATGGTAGATCCTGTGGATTCTGAG TGGTTTGGCTTCTATAAACCTGGTCAAGGTAAAGAGCTGGAAACGCTGCAGGAAAGTGCTATATATAAAGAG GATCGCCTGGGTTTGGCAGCGATGGACTCGGCAGGGAAGCTTGTGTTCCTCGCCACAGATGGAGATCACCTACAGTTCACCCGAGAGTGGTTTAATGACAATTTAATTCCCTACCTACGCTAA
- the si:ch1073-513e17.1 gene encoding sialin, producing the protein MALQNGYSINSTTDDQDSDTAPLLEKEVKKIIVPPKCCSVRCNLAVMMFFGFAVVYGLRVNLSVAMVAMVNGTSDQSPSNSNVSNECPVPPHTLDNNSQSLEQPDGIPRYPWDSKTQGMLLSGFFFGYLFTQIPGGYLSGRFGGSLFLGGGVLGTAVLTLLTPLSAKLGAKWLFALRALEGFGEGVTFPAMMAMWARWAPPLERARLMTFSGAGSSFGAFVALPLTGFICHSLGWPAVFYSCGGVGFLWAVFWFIFVSDEPRTHPRISDREKYYIINSIGSQGTAHGWSVPILSMMLSVPLWAIIIPQMCSNWSYYTLLTSLPTYMDTVLHFDLRQNSFLSSLPYLAGWLFSVGSGVLADNLLERELLSVTAVRKIFTFLGLFLPAVCLLAVGFTGCSSVLAVSLLTLSSALGGFSAAGVYINQIDIAPRYAGTLLGITNTFGTIPGVLAPIAVGYLTKDHSVTGWRNVFWLSAGISAFGAIFYVIFGTGKIQSWARIDEESNTEDTHKHSS; encoded by the exons ATGGCACTACAAAACGGTTATTCCATTAACTCTACCACGGACGACCAGGATAGTGACACTGCACCACTTCTAGAGAAGGAAGTGAAAAAAATCATAG TGCCTCCCAAATGCTGCTCTGTACGATGCAATCTGGCTGTTATGATGTTCTTTGGCTTTGCTGTGGTCTATGGTCTACGTGTAAATCTCAGTGTTGCCATGGTTGCTATGGTTAATGGAACCAGTGACCAGTCACCATCCAATAGCAATGTATCAAATGAGTGTCCAGTACCCCCCCATACACTTGACAACAACAGCCAAAGTTTAGAACAGCCAGATGGG ATTCCAAGATACCCATGGGATTCCAAAACGCAGGGAATGCTGCTCAGTGGTTTCTTTTTTGGATACCTGTTTACTCAGATCCCAGGAGGTTACCTATCAGGTCGCTTTGGAGGAAGTCTGTTCCTAGGTGGGGGTGTGCTTGGAACAGCAGTTCTCACTCTCCTCACTCCACTGTCAGCAAAACTTGGAGCCAAGTGGCTGTTTGCCTTGCGTGCACTGGAGGGATTTGGGGAG GGTGTGACTTTCCCTGCCATGATGGCGATGTGGGCCCGATGGGCTCCTCCACTGGAGAGGGCTCGTCTGATGACGTTTTCCGGTGCAGGCTCTAGCTTTGGTGCCTTTGTGGCTCTTCCTCTCACTGGCTTCATCTGCCATAGTCTGGGGTGGCCAGCAGTCTTCTATTCCtgtg GTGGTGTAGGATTCCTTTGGGCAGTGTTTTGGTTTATCTTCGTGTCAGATGAACCTCGAACTCACCCAAGAATTAGTGACAGAgagaaatattacataattaacTCCATAGGTTCACAG GGGACGGCACATGGTTGGTCAGTGCCTATATTGTCTATGATGTTATCTGTGCCTCTTTGGGCCATAATCATCCCACAGATGTGCTCCAACTGGTCTTATTACACTCTCCTCACCTCACTTCCCACTTACATGGACACTGTGCTCCACTTTGATTTGCGACAG AATTCGTTCCTCTCCTCTCTACCCTATCTGGCTGGCTGGCTGTTCTCAGTGGGCTCAGGTGTGCTGGCAGACAACCTCCTGGAGAGGGAGCTCCTGAGTGTCACAGCTGTCCGAAAAATCTTTACTTTCCTTG GTCTGTTTCTACCCGCTGTTTGCCTGCTCGCTGTAGGCTTCACGGGTTGTAGCAGTGTGCTGGCCGTGAGTTTACTCACTTTGTCCAGTGCACTCGGGGGATTCAGTGCTGCTGGTGTCTACATTAACCAGATTGACATTGCTCCACG GTATGCGGGTACACTTTTAGGAATCACAAACACTTTTGGGACCATCCCTGGAGTTCTTGCACCAATTGCTGTGGGTTACCTGACCAAAGAT CACTCGGTTACAGGATGGAGAAACGTGTTCTGGTTGTCAGCAGGGATTAGCGCTTTTGGAGCAATCTTTTACGTGATCTTTGGCACTGGAAAGATTCAGAGCTGGGCCAGGATAGATGAGGAATCAAACACGGAGGATACACACAAACATTCCAGTTGA